A single Pan paniscus chromosome 21, NHGRI_mPanPan1-v2.0_pri, whole genome shotgun sequence DNA region contains:
- the SIGLEC1 gene encoding sialoadhesin, whose product MGFLPKLLLLASFFPAGQASWGVSSPQDVQGVKGSCLLIPCIFSFPADVEVPDGITTIWYYDYSGQRQVVSHSADPKLVEARFRGRTEFMGNPEHRVCNLLLKDLQPEDSGSYNFRFEITEVNRWSDVKGTLVTVTEEPRVPTIASPVELLEGTEVDFNCSTPYACLQEQVRLQWQGQDPARSVTFNSQKFEPTGVGHLETLHMAMSWQDHGRILRCQLSVANHRAQSEIHLQVKYAPKGVKILLSPSGRNILPGELVTLTCQVNSSYPAVSSIKWFKDGVRLQTKTGVLHLPQAAWSDAGVYTCQAENGVGSLVSPPISLHIFMAEVQVSPAGPILENQTVTLVCNTPNEAPSDLRYSWYKNHVLLEDAHSHTLRLHLATRADTGFYFCEVQNVHGSERSGPVSVVVNHPPLTPVLTAFLETQAGLVGILHCSVVSEPLATLVLSHGGHILASTSGDSDHSPRFSGTSGPNSLRLEIRDLEETDSGEYKCSATNSLGNATSTLDFHANAARLLISPAAEVVEGQAVTLSCRSGLSPTPDARFSWYLNGALLHEGPGSSLLLPAASSADAGSYHCRARDGHSASGPSSPAVLTVLYPPRQPTFTTRLDLDAAGAGAGRRGLLLCRVDSDPPARLQLLHKDRVVATSLPSGGGCSTCGGCSPRMKVTKAPNLLRVEIHNPLLEEEGLYLCEASNALGNASTSATFNGQATVLVIAPSHTLQEGTEANLTCNVSREAAGSPANFSWFRNGVLWAQGPLETVTLLPVARTDAALYACRILTEAGAQLSTPVLLSVLYPPDPPKLSALLDMGQGHMALFICTVDSRPLALLALFHGEHLLATSLGPQVPSHGRFQAKAEANSLKLEVRELGLGDSGSYRCEATNVLGSSNTSLFFQVRGAWVQVSPSPELQEGQAVVLSCQVPTGVPEGTSYRWYRDGQPLQESTSATLRFAAITLTQAGAYHCQAQAPGSATTSLAAPISLHVSYAPRHVTLTTLMDTGPGRLGLLLCRVDSDPPAQLRLLHRDRLVASTLRGVGGPEGSSPRLQVAVAPNTLRLEIHGAMLEDEGVYICEASNTLGQASASADFDAQAVNVQVWPGATVQEGQLVNLTCLVWTTHPAQLTYTWYQDGQQRLDAHSIPLPNVTVRDATSYRCGVGPPGQAPRLSRPITLDVLYAPRNLRLTYLLESHGGQLALLLCTVDSRPPAQLALSHAGRLLASSTAASVPNTLRLELREPQPSDEGFYSCSARSPLGQANTSLELRLEGVRVILAPEATVPEGAPITVTCEDPAAQAPTLYTWYHNGRWLQEGPAASLSFLVATRAHAGAYSCQAQDAQGTRSSRPAALQVLYAPQDAVLSSFRDSRARSMAVIQCTVDSEPPAELALSHDGKVLATSSGVHSLASGTGHVQVARNALRLQVQDVPAGDDTYVCTAQNLLGSISTIGRLQVEGARVVAEPGLDVPEGAALNLSCRLLGGPGPVGNSTFAWFWNDRRLHAEPLPTLAFTHVARAQAGMYHCLAELPTGAAASAPVMLRVLYPPKTPTMMVFVEPEGGLRGILDCRVDSEPLASLTLHLGSRLVASSQPQGAPAEPHIHVLASPNALRVDIEALRPSDQGEYVCSASNVLGSASTSTYFGVRALHRLHQFQQLLWVLGLLVGLLLLLLGLGACYTWRRRRVCKQSMGENSVEMAFQKETTQLIDPDAATCETSTCAPPLG is encoded by the exons ATGGGCTTCTTGCCCAAGCTTCTCCTCCTGGCCTCATTCTTCCCAGCAG GCCAGGCCTCATGGGGCGTCTCCAGTCCCCAGGACGTGCAGGGTGTGAAGGGGTCTTGCCTGCTTATCCCCTGCATCTTCAGCTTCCCTGCCGACGTGGAGGTGCCCGACGGCATCACGACCATCTGGTACTACGACTACTCGGGCCAGCGGCAGGTGGTGAGCCACTCGGCGGACCCCAAGCTGGTGGAGGCCCGCTTCCGCGGCCGCACCGAGTTCATGGGGAACCCCGAGCACAGGGTGTGCAACCTGCTGCTGAAGGACCTGCAGCCCGAGGACTCTGGCTCCTACAACTTCCGCTTCGAGATCACTGAGGTCAACCGCTGGTCAGATGTGAAAGGCACCTTGGTCACAGTAACAG AGGAGCCcagggtgcccaccattgcctcCCCGGTGGAGCTTCTCGAGGGCACAGAGGTGGACTTCAACTGCTCCACTCCCTACGCATGCCTGCAGGAGCAGGTCAGACTGCAGTGGCAAGGCCAGGACCCTGCTCGCTCTGTCACCTTCAACAGCCAGAAGTTTGAGCCCACCGGCGTCGGCCACCTGGAGACCCTCCACATGGCCATGTCCTGGCAGGACCACGGCCGGATCCTGCGCTGCCAGCTCTCCGTGGCCAATCACAGGGCTCAGAGCGAGATTCACCTCCAAGTGAAGT ATGCCCCCAAGGGTGTGAAGATCCTCCTCAGCCCCTCGGGGAGGAACATCCTTCCAGGTGAGCTGGTCACACTCACCTGCCAGGTGAACAGCAGCTACCCTGCAGTCAGTTCCATTAAGTGGTTCAAGGATGGGGTACGCCTCCAAACCAAgactggtgtgctgcacctgccCCAGGCAGCCTGGAGCGATGCTGGCGTCTACACCTGCCAAGCTGAGAATGGCGTGGGCTCTTTGGTCTCACCCCCCATCAGCCTCCACATCTTCA TGGCTGAGGTCCAGGTGAGCCCAGCAGGTCCCATCCTGGAGAACCAGACAGTGACACTAGTCTGCAACACACCCAACGAGGCACCCAGCGATCTCCGCTACAGCTGGTACAAGAACCATGTCCTGCTGGAGGATGCCCACTCCCATACCCTCCGGCTGCACTTGGCCACTAGGGCTGATACTGGCTTCTACTTCTGTGAGGTGCAGAACGTCCATGGCAGCGAGCGCTCGGGCCCTGTCAGCGTGGTAGTCAACC ACCCGCCTCTCACCCCAGTCCTGACAGCCTTCCTGGAGACCCAGGCAGGACTTGTGGGCATCCTTCACTGCTCTGTGGTCAGTGAGCCCCTGGCCACACTGGTGCTGTCACATGGGGGTCATATCCTGGCCTCCACCTCCGGGGACAGTGATCACAGCCCACGCTTCAGTGGTACCTCTGGTCCCAACTCCCTGCGCCTGGAGATCCGAGACCTGGAGGAAACTGACAGTGGGGAGTACAAGTGCTCAGCCACCAACTCCCTTGGAAATGCAACCTCCACCCTGGACTTCCATGCCAATG CCGCCCGTCTCCTCATCAGCCCGGCAGCCGAGGTGGTGGAAGGACAGGCAGTGACACTGAGCTGCAGAAGCGGCCTGAGCCCCACACCTGATGCCCGCTTCTCCTGGTACCTGAATGGAGCCCTGCTTCACGAGGGTCCCGGCAGCAGCCTCCTGCTCCCCGCGGCCTCCAGCGCTGACGCCGGCTCATACCACTGCCGGGCCCGGGACGGCCACAGTGCCAGTGGCCCCTCTTCGCCAGCTGTTCTCACTGTGCTCT ACCCCCCTCGACAACCAACATTCACCACCAGGCTGGACCTTGATGCCGCTGGGGCCGGGGCTGGACGGCGAGGCCTCCTTTTGTGCCGTGTGGACAGCGACCCCCCCGCCAGGCTGCAGCTGCTCCACAAGGACCGTGTTGTGGCCACTTCCCTGCCGTCAGGGGGTGGCTGCAGCACCTGTGGGGGCTGTTCCCCACGCATGAAGGTCACCAAAGCCCCCAACTTGCTGCGTGTGGAGATTCACAACCCTTTGCTGGAAGAGGAGGGCTTGTACCTCTGTGAGGCCAGCAATGCCCTGGGCAACgcctccacctcagccacctTCAATGGCCAGG CCACTGTCCTGGTCATTGCACCATCACACACGCTTCAGGAGGGCACAGAAGCCAACTTGACTTGCAACGTGAGCCGGGAAGCTGCTGGCAGCCCTGCTAACTTCTCCTGGTTCCGAAATGGGGTGCTgtgggcccagggtcccctggAGACCGTGACACTGCTGCCCGTGGCCAGAACTGATGCTGCCCTTTACGCCTGCCGCATCCTGACTGAGGCTGGTGCCCAGCTCTCCACTCCCGTGCTCCTGAGTGTACTCT ATCCCCCGGACCCTCCAAAGCTGTCAGCCCTCCTAGACATGGGCCAGGGCCACATGGCTCTGTTCATCTGCACTGTGGACAGCCGCCCCCTGGCCTTGCTGGCCCTGTTCCATGGGGAGCACCTCCTGGCCACCAGCCTGGGTCCCCAGGTCCCATCCCACGGTCGGTTCCAGGCTAAGGCTGAGGCCAACTCCCTGAAGTTAGAGGTCCGAGAACTGGGCCTTGGGGACTCTGGCAGCTACCGCTGTGAGGCCACAAATGTTCTTGGATCATCCAACACCTCACTCTTCTTCCAGGTCCGAG GAGCCTGGGTCCAGGTGTCACCATCACCTGAGCTCCAAGAGGGCCAGGCTGTGGTCCTGAGCTGCCAGGTACCCACAGGAGTCCCAGAGGGGACCTCATATCGTTGGTATCGGGATGGCCAGCCCCTCCAGGAGTCGACCTCGGCCACGCTCCGCTTTGCAGCCATAACTTTGACACAAGCTGGGGCCTATCATTGCCAAGCCCAGGCCCCAGGCTCAGCCACCACGAGCCTAGCTGCACCCATCAGCCTCCACGTGTCCT ACGCCCCACGCCACGTCACACTCACTACCCTGATGGACACAGGCCCTGGGCGACTGGGCCTCCTCCTGTGCCGTGTGGACAGTGACCCTCCGGCCCAGCTGCGGCTGCTCCACAGGGACCGCCTTGTGGCCTCCACCCTACGAGGTGTGGGGGGACCCGAAGGCAGCTCTCCCAGGCTGCAGGTGGCTGTGGCCCCCAACACACTGCGTCTGGAGATCCACGGGGCAATGCTGGAGGATGAGGGTGTCTATATCTGTGAGGCCTCCAACACCCTGGGCCAGGCCTCGGCCTCAGCTGACTTCGACGCTCAag ctgTGAATGTGCAGGTGTGGCCCGGGGCTACCGTGCAGGAGGGGCAGCTGGTGAACCTGACCTGCCTTGTGTGGACCACTCACCCGGCCCAGCTCACCTACACATGGTACCAGGATGGGCAGCAGCGCCTGGATGCCCACTCCATCCCCCTGCCCAACGTCACAGTCAGGGATGCCACCTCCTACCGCTGCGGTGTGGGCCCCCCTGGTCAGGCACCCCGCCTATCCAGACCTATCACCTTGGACGTCCTCT ACGCGCCCCGCAACCTGCGCCTGACCTACCTCCTGGAGAGCCATGGTGGGCAGCTGGCCCTGCTACTGTGCACTGTGGACAGCCGCCCACCTGCCCAGCTGGCCCTCAGCCACGCCGGTCGCCTCTTGGCCTCCTCAACAGCAGCCTCTGTCCCCAACACCCTGCGCCTGGAGCTGCGGGAGCCACAGCCCAGTGACGAGGGTTTCTACAGCTGCTCTGCCCGCAGCCCTCTGGGCCAGGCCAACACGTCCCTGGAGCTGCGGCTGGAGG GTGTGCGGGTGATCCTGGCTCCAGAGGCTACCGTGCCTGAAGGTGCCCCCATCACAGTGACCTGTGAGGACCCTGCTGCCCAGGCACCCACCCTCTATACCTGGTACCACAATGGTCGTTGGCTGCAGGAGGGTCCAGCTGCCTCACTCTCATTCCTGGTGGCCACGCGGGCTCATGCAGGCGCCTACTCTTGCCAGGCCCAGGATGCCCAGGGCACCCGCAGCTCCCGTCCTGCTGCCCTGCAAGTCCTCT ATGCCCCTCAGGACGCTGTCCTGTCCTCCTTCCGGGACTCCAGGGCCAGATCCATGGCTGTGATACAGTGCACTGTGGACAGTGAGCCACCTGCTGAGCTGGCCCTATCTCATGATGGCAAGGTGCTGGCCACGAGCAGTGGGGTCCACAGCTTGGCATCAGGGACAGGCCATGTCCAGGTGGCCCGAAACGCCCTACGGCTGCAGGTACAAGATGTGCCTGCAGGTGATGACACCTATGTTTGCACAGCCCAAAATTTGCTGGGCTCAATCAGCACCATCGGGCGGTTGCAGGTAGAAG GTGCACGCGTGGTGGCAGAGCCTGGCCTGGACGTGCCTGAGGGCGCTGCCCTGAACCTCAGCTGCCGCCTCCTGGGTGGCCCTGGGCCTGTGGGCAACTCCACCTTTGCATGGTTCTGGAATGACCGGCGGCTGCACGCGGAGCCTCTGCCCACTCTCGCCTTCACCCACGTGGCTCGTGCTCAAGCTGGGATGTACCACTGCCTGGCTGAGCTCcccactggggctgctgcctctgCTCCAGTCATGCTCCGTGTGCTCT aCCCTCCCAAGACGCCCACCATGATGGTCTTCGTGGAGCCTGAGGGTGGCCTCCGGGGCATCCTGGATTGCCGAGTGGACAGCGAGCCGCTCGCCAGCCTGACTCTCCACCTTGGCAGTCGACTGGTGGCCTCCAGTCAGCCCCAGGGTGCTCCTGCAGAGCCACACATCCATGTCCTGGCTTCCCCCAATGCCCTGAGGGTGGACATCGAGGCGCTGAGGCCCAGCGACCAAGGGGAATACGTGTGTTCTGCCTCAAATGTCCTGGGCTCTGCCTCTACCTCCACCTACTTTGGGGTcagag CCCTGCACCGCCTGCATCAGTTCCAGCAGCTGCTCTGGGTCCTGGGACTGCTGGTGGGCCTCCTgctcctgctgttgggcctgggGGCCTGCTACACCTGGAG AAGGAGGCGTGTTTGTAAGCAGAGCATGGGCGAGAATTCGGTGGAGATGGCTTTTCAGAAAGAGACCACGCAG